From the Microplitis mediator isolate UGA2020A chromosome 6, iyMicMedi2.1, whole genome shotgun sequence genome, one window contains:
- the LOC130670483 gene encoding tigger transposable element-derived protein 4-like: MDGTEKKKLMIIGKSKNPRCFKNIKKLPVTYKANKSAWMTSQLFEEEVRKWDAELKGRKILLLVDNCPAHPSISNLQNIELAFLPPNTTSVLQPMDQSVIKSLKGHYRRKLLMELVESEGKTSVNMLHAVNFLSKAWEEVTPTTIQHSFRHAGLCTNSTSDEVETEPEFESDDDLPLTEWIQQFNMTENTVNLQTYIEVDDRLLTTASVTDEEILDSVRRTEDQEQDDEEDETDEPEPPPSIKEALEAAKLLEKYFLYTQDASILLDMNKISKKIQQNYWCSKRRQTKITDYTQ; the protein is encoded by the coding sequence ATGGAtggcacagaaaaaaaaaagctaatgATAATAGGCAAATCGAAAAATCCGCGCTGTTTTaagaacattaaaaaattgccaGTGACGTATAAAGCTAATAAGTCAGCTTGGATGACCAGTCAACTTTTTGAAGAAGAAGTGCGAAAGTGGGATGCAGAATTGAAGggacgaaaaattttacttcttGTTGACAACTGCCCTGCCCACCCGTCTATATCAAACCTTCAAAACATAGAGTTGGCATTTCTTCCTCCAAATACGACTAGTGTCTTACAGCCAATGGACCAGAGTGTGATTAAAAGCCTCAAGGGTCACTACAGAAGGAAATTATTGATGGAGCTAGTCGAATCTGAGGGTAAAACTTCTGTTAATATGCTGCatgcagtaaattttttatctaaagcCTGGGAAGAAGTGACACCCACAACTATACAGCACTCTTTTCGACATGCTGGACTTTGTACCAATTCTACGAGTGATGAGGTGGAAACAGAACCTGAGTTTGAAAGCGACGACGACCTTCCATTAACTGAGTGGATTCAACAGTTCAACATGACAGAAAATACGGTAAATCTTCAAACCTACATCGAAGTAGACGACCGCCTGCTTACAACGGCTTCAGTCACAGACGAAGAAATTTTGGATTCAGTGAGAAGAACTGAGGATCAAGAACAAGACGATGAAGAAGATGAAACGGATGAGCCTGAGCCTCCGCCGAGCATTAAAGAAGCTCTGGAAGCAGctaaattattggaaaaatacTTCCTTTATACCCAAGATGCCTCAATATTGCTagatatgaataaaataagtaaaaaaatacaacaaaATTACTGGTGCAGCAAAAGGCGTCAGACAAAAATAACAGACTATACGCAATAG
- the LOC130670482 gene encoding tigger transposable element-derived protein 4-like, which translates to MANKRKSLCIDEKVLLIRAIETGEKISDVGKRFGFSRSTVSTIWKNKEKVLHAEGEGKNSKKLKKPIYEDLDQAVLSWFHRQRQNNMPISGPLVEAKAENFAEELGLTSFKASEGWLGKFKQRHHINFGKISGEARSVDTNVTHDCINRVWSKFIEKYAPSDIFNADEAGIFYKLTPDKTEI; encoded by the coding sequence ATGgctaataaaagaaaatcacTGTGTATTGACGAAAAAGTTTTACTGATACGCGCCATAGAAACGGGAGAGAAGATAAGTGATGTTGGCAAACGCTTTGGATTTAGTCGCTCTACCGTGTCCACAATATggaaaaacaaagaaaaagtCCTCCACGCTGAAGGCGAgggaaaaaattccaaaaaattaaagaaacctATATACGAAGATTTGGATCAAGCTGTACTATCATGGTTTCACCGACAGCGCCAGAATAATATGCCTATTTCGGGGCCGCTCGTGGAAGCTAAGGCGGAGAATTTTGCTGAAGAACTTGGTTTAACTTCTTTCAAAGCATCAGAAGGATGGCTCGGAAAATTCAAGCAGCGTCATCATATCAACTTTGGTAAAATAAGTGGGGAAGCACGAAGTGTTGATACAAATGTGACTCATGATTGCATTAACAGGGTGTGGTCAAAATTCATAGAAAAATACGCCCCAAGTGACATTTTCAATGCTGATGAAGCAGGAATTTTCTATAAGTTGACTCCAGATAAAACTGAAATTTAA